In a single window of the Streptomyces sp. NBC_00353 genome:
- a CDS encoding transcriptional regulator translates to MAARPLVARQPNERLQGLIQEAGCSNAGLARRVNMVGAERGLDLRYDKTSVARWLRGQQPRGRAPGIIAEALGRKLGRTVTIDEIGMANGKNLASGVGLQFAPTVTGAIEQVCELWRSDVGRRDFLSGSAVVSSALVEPSRDWLITAADPQVARAAGARVGMSDVEAVRAMTAALVDLDHRFGSGHVRPVLVHYLNSVVSGLLAGAYRETVGRQLFAAVARLTELAGYMAVDTGQPGLAQRYYIQALRLAQAAGDRAYGGYVLAASMSHLAAQLGNPREIAQLARAAQEGARGRVTPRAEAMFYAAEARGHALLGDARTCQQVTGRALTALEHAEPDTGDDPAWIAHFDHAYLADELAHCHRDLGQAEAAVRRATESLEGHPESRARRRGIGLVLLATAQVQLREVEQACHTGMRAMELLGTVRSSRGTEYLDDLRQRLVPYGDEPAVREFGARLELQAA, encoded by the coding sequence ATGGCAGCCAGGCCTCTCGTCGCCCGCCAGCCGAACGAACGGCTCCAGGGACTCATTCAGGAAGCCGGATGTTCCAACGCGGGCCTGGCCCGCCGCGTCAACATGGTCGGAGCGGAGCGCGGCCTCGATCTCCGGTACGACAAGACCTCCGTGGCCCGCTGGCTGCGCGGACAGCAACCCCGCGGCCGGGCACCGGGAATCATCGCCGAGGCGCTCGGCCGCAAGCTCGGCCGTACGGTCACGATCGACGAGATCGGGATGGCCAACGGCAAGAATCTGGCGTCCGGCGTCGGCCTGCAGTTCGCACCGACCGTCACCGGCGCGATCGAGCAGGTCTGCGAGCTGTGGCGCAGCGATGTCGGCCGCCGTGACTTCCTGTCCGGTTCGGCGGTCGTGTCCTCGGCGCTGGTCGAGCCCAGCCGGGACTGGCTGATCACCGCGGCCGACCCGCAGGTGGCGCGGGCCGCCGGGGCCCGGGTCGGGATGTCGGACGTCGAGGCGGTGCGGGCGATGACGGCCGCACTGGTCGATCTCGACCACCGGTTCGGCAGCGGGCACGTCCGGCCGGTGCTGGTGCATTACCTGAACAGCGTGGTCTCCGGGCTGCTCGCGGGGGCGTACCGCGAAACGGTCGGGCGGCAGTTGTTCGCGGCCGTTGCCCGGCTCACCGAACTCGCCGGGTACATGGCGGTCGACACGGGGCAGCCCGGGCTCGCCCAGCGGTACTACATCCAGGCGCTGAGGCTGGCGCAGGCGGCGGGCGACCGGGCGTACGGCGGCTATGTGCTGGCTGCGTCGATGAGTCATCTCGCCGCCCAGCTCGGAAACCCAAGGGAGATCGCGCAGCTGGCGCGGGCCGCGCAGGAGGGGGCACGGGGGCGGGTCACCCCGCGTGCCGAGGCGATGTTCTACGCGGCGGAGGCCCGCGGGCACGCCCTGCTCGGCGACGCCCGCACCTGCCAGCAGGTGACGGGCCGGGCGCTGACGGCCCTGGAGCACGCCGAGCCGGACACGGGCGACGACCCGGCGTGGATCGCCCACTTCGACCACGCCTATCTGGCCGACGAGCTGGCGCACTGCCACCGCGACCTCGGTCAGGCCGAGGCGGCCGTCCGGCGGGCGACGGAGTCCCTGGAGGGCCACCCGGAGTCCCGGGCCCGCCGCCGCGGCATCGGCCTGGTGCTGCTCGCCACGGCGCAGGTGCAGCTGCGCGAGGTGGAGCAGGCGTGCCACACGGGGATGCGGGCGATGGAGCTGCTGGGGACGGTGCGGTCCAGCCGGGGCACGGAGTATCTGGACGATCTGCGGCAGAGGCTCGTGCCGTACGGGGACGAGCCGGCGGTACGGGAGTTCGGGGCGCGACTGGAACTCCAGGCGGCCTGA
- a CDS encoding bifunctional DNA primase/polymerase, producing MEAAQIPKQRGDQLLDAAVRYTEERHWDVFPGTWLEAVGGAERCSCGEAGCASPGAHPTRTDWAGRSTGSGAAARRMWSEYPTASVLLPTGRTFDAIDVPESAGFLALARMERMNLPLGPVTCTPDRRMLFFVLPGAAAKVDDLVRKLGWSAAAIDLSGRGDGDYVAAPPTRIGGRGAVQWARRPTPANRWLPDAGEVICPLAYACGREAADARARLS from the coding sequence ATGGAAGCCGCACAGATCCCCAAGCAGCGAGGAGACCAACTGCTCGACGCCGCAGTGCGGTACACGGAGGAGCGGCACTGGGACGTGTTCCCCGGCACCTGGCTGGAGGCGGTGGGAGGGGCGGAGCGCTGCTCGTGCGGGGAGGCCGGCTGTGCCTCCCCCGGCGCCCACCCCACCCGGACCGACTGGGCGGGCCGGTCGACCGGCAGCGGCGCCGCGGCCCGCCGGATGTGGTCCGAGTACCCCACGGCATCGGTCCTGTTGCCCACCGGGCGCACCTTCGACGCGATCGACGTACCGGAGTCCGCCGGTTTCCTGGCGCTGGCCCGGATGGAGCGGATGAACCTGCCGCTCGGCCCCGTCACCTGCACCCCCGACCGCCGGATGCTCTTCTTCGTACTGCCCGGGGCGGCGGCCAAGGTGGACGATCTCGTACGGAAGCTGGGCTGGAGCGCCGCCGCGATCGATCTGTCCGGCCGCGGCGACGGCGACTACGTGGCGGCGCCGCCGACCCGGATCGGCGGGCGCGGTGCGGTTCAGTGGGCGCGCCGCCCGACCCCCGCAAACCGGTGGTTGCCGGACGCGGGGGAGGTCATCTGCCCGCTCGCCTACGCCTGCGGGCGGGAAGCGGCCGACGCGCGCGCACGCCTTTCGTAG
- a CDS encoding ABC transporter ATP-binding protein, with amino-acid sequence MSDRTAAESSGAVEAPPAVRVQGLWKRFGEQTAVAGIDLELPAGKFIGLVGPNGAGKTTTLSMVTGLLRPDHGTIEVGGRDVWRDPVDVKARIGVLPEGLRLFERLSGRELLAYTGRLRGLPGAEVDKRATQLLDVLDLADAQHKLVVDYSTGMRKKIGLAAALLHNPEVLFLDEPFEGVDPVSAQTIRRVLERYTGSGATVVFSSHVMELVESLCDWVAVMANGTIRAQGTLSEVRGSASSLQNAFLELVGAGGRDTGESLDWLGGTR; translated from the coding sequence ATGTCGGACCGGACAGCAGCGGAATCGAGCGGGGCGGTGGAGGCGCCGCCCGCCGTTCGCGTGCAGGGCCTCTGGAAGCGGTTCGGCGAGCAGACCGCCGTCGCCGGGATCGATCTGGAGCTGCCCGCCGGGAAGTTCATCGGTCTGGTCGGACCCAACGGCGCAGGCAAGACCACCACGCTGTCGATGGTGACCGGCCTGCTCCGACCCGACCACGGAACGATCGAGGTCGGCGGGCGCGACGTCTGGCGCGACCCGGTGGACGTCAAGGCCAGGATCGGCGTCCTGCCGGAGGGGCTGCGGCTCTTCGAGCGCCTCTCGGGGCGCGAACTCCTCGCGTACACCGGCCGGTTGCGCGGGCTGCCGGGCGCCGAGGTCGACAAGCGTGCCACCCAGCTCCTGGACGTACTGGATCTGGCGGACGCCCAGCACAAGCTGGTCGTCGACTACTCGACCGGCATGCGGAAGAAGATCGGGCTCGCGGCGGCGCTGCTGCACAACCCCGAAGTGCTCTTCCTGGACGAGCCGTTCGAGGGCGTCGACCCCGTCTCGGCACAGACCATCCGCAGGGTGCTGGAGCGGTACACCGGCTCGGGGGCGACCGTCGTCTTCTCCAGCCATGTGATGGAGCTCGTCGAGTCGCTGTGCGACTGGGTGGCCGTCATGGCGAACGGCACGATCCGGGCCCAGGGCACCCTCTCCGAGGTACGCGGCTCGGCGTCGTCGCTGCAGAACGCGTTCCTCGAACTCGTCGGCGCGGGCGGCCGGGACACCGGCGAGTCCCTCGACTGGCTGGGCGGCACCCGATGA